In the genome of Massilibacillus massiliensis, one region contains:
- a CDS encoding SpoIVB peptidase S55 domain-containing protein, with translation MFILFALLLLPLSSVSAAPEIMTADQVLPGMQGIAKTVIQGTKIDTFDIEIIGVVQESDASEGRILAKASGAVIDKTGGVLQGMSGSPVYIDGKLIGAVSGGWKDIDNRTCLITPIADMLKLWDMPEVSGRKIKQVNLKEVLKSYESKEDSVTVKEESKEKALATPIMAAGLSDGALALLTEKLEPFDMVPYAAASAQGNFAPVTIEPGSSIGAQLVRGDFSLAAIGTVTAVEDGKVLAFGHPFLRKGNVNYFMTDANIIGTASGLNTGFKIGVPGNLVGVIQQDRTSAIAGKLGKYPSVIPLEVRVTDKQLNTTKRYTMQIAYDEQLASTLTATMVYNAIDKTIDRTGEGTAKVSFEILSSALSDGVLKRDNMYYNPQEVGKLAIGEVFQAMDLLCSNNLNEVDIFSVKVNIEIEQARKTASILEVVPDKPVVKPGEKVNLAVKLKPYRSDEVVVVVPYTVPKYQAPGMMALEVRGGGLVPIMQLLMQQQGIMELGMQEEKNKPLDKTIQEFMEANKNNEIIVEQAIVPNEQEMQAETVHPVAVDRSKNVGHEVKDTNKEMKNTKFATEYIIDNFVQTSVNVQSAK, from the coding sequence TTGTTTATACTTTTCGCGCTTTTGCTATTACCTCTCAGTAGTGTAAGTGCTGCTCCAGAGATTATGACAGCAGACCAAGTACTACCAGGTATGCAGGGAATTGCGAAAACAGTGATTCAAGGAACAAAGATTGATACATTTGATATTGAAATTATCGGTGTGGTGCAAGAAAGTGATGCGAGTGAAGGCCGGATTTTGGCGAAAGCATCGGGTGCGGTAATTGATAAAACTGGCGGTGTACTGCAGGGGATGAGTGGCAGTCCGGTTTATATTGATGGAAAGCTCATTGGCGCTGTATCTGGCGGCTGGAAAGATATTGATAATCGTACCTGCCTGATAACACCGATTGCCGATATGTTGAAACTTTGGGATATGCCGGAAGTAAGTGGTAGAAAAATTAAACAAGTAAATTTAAAAGAAGTTCTAAAAAGTTATGAATCAAAAGAAGATTCTGTGACAGTTAAAGAGGAGTCCAAAGAAAAAGCGCTTGCGACACCTATTATGGCGGCTGGATTGAGTGATGGTGCGCTTGCACTGTTGACGGAAAAATTAGAACCATTTGATATGGTTCCTTATGCGGCCGCTAGTGCGCAAGGTAATTTTGCACCTGTTACAATTGAACCGGGAAGTTCAATTGGTGCGCAGTTGGTGCGTGGTGATTTCAGTTTAGCTGCAATTGGCACTGTAACTGCTGTAGAAGATGGGAAAGTTTTGGCTTTTGGTCACCCGTTTTTACGGAAAGGGAATGTCAACTATTTTATGACGGATGCGAATATCATTGGTACAGCTAGCGGGTTAAACACCGGATTTAAAATTGGTGTTCCAGGCAATTTGGTTGGTGTTATTCAGCAGGATCGAACTTCTGCTATTGCTGGAAAACTCGGTAAGTATCCAAGTGTAATTCCACTGGAAGTTCGTGTAACGGATAAGCAGCTCAATACAACGAAACGTTACACAATGCAAATCGCGTATGACGAACAGTTGGCATCAACACTTACGGCAACGATGGTTTATAATGCGATTGATAAAACGATCGATCGTACTGGGGAAGGTACAGCTAAAGTAAGCTTTGAGATTTTATCAAGTGCACTGTCTGATGGTGTTTTGAAAAGAGATAATATGTACTATAATCCACAAGAAGTCGGCAAATTAGCGATTGGCGAAGTTTTCCAAGCGATGGATTTATTGTGCAGTAATAATTTAAATGAAGTCGATATATTTAGCGTAAAAGTGAATATTGAGATTGAACAAGCGAGAAAGACTGCATCAATCCTTGAAGTAGTACCAGATAAACCGGTTGTAAAACCAGGTGAAAAAGTAAATCTTGCCGTTAAGTTAAAACCGTATCGTTCAGATGAAGTTGTGGTTGTAGTTCCTTATACTGTACCTAAATATCAGGCACCAGGAATGATGGCATTAGAGGTGCGCGGTGGAGGGCTGGTTCCAATCATGCAGCTTCTCATGCAGCAGCAAGGTATTATGGAACTTGGAATGCAAGAGGAAAAAAATAAGCCATTAGATAAAACAATACAAGAATTTATGGAAGCAAATAAAAACAATGAAATCATTGTAGAACAGGCGATCGTACCAAATGAGCAGGAAATGCAGGCTGAAACGGTACATCCTGTTGCAGTGGATAGAAGTAAGAATGTAGGTCACGAAGTTAAGGACACAAATAAAGAAATGAAAAATACGAAATTTGCGACTGAGTATATTATTGATAATTTTGTACAAACATCCGTGAATGTACAGTCAGCAAAATAG
- a CDS encoding HlyD family secretion protein: protein MLQKKTWIILVVLLLTVTGVWKATASSLIEQRSVLSGEVVSTIAVGTTVSEGTELVRVTTLAGSATAARATTAGIIREITVQKGSKINSGDVVARIEAR from the coding sequence ATGCTCCAAAAAAAGACATGGATCATTCTTGTTGTATTGTTATTGACTGTTACTGGGGTTTGGAAAGCAACAGCTAGCTCTTTAATAGAACAGCGGTCGGTACTATCAGGAGAAGTTGTATCGACAATTGCAGTTGGAACGACTGTAAGTGAAGGAACTGAACTTGTGCGTGTTACTACGCTTGCTGGGTCAGCTACTGCAGCTAGAGCAACAACAGCAGGAATTATAAGAGAAATTACAGTGCAAAAAGGGAGTAAAATAAATAGTGGCGACGTTGTAGCTCGCATTGAAGCACGATAG